The Natrinema salaciae genome contains a region encoding:
- a CDS encoding universal stress protein: protein MSLLVPFDGSTLAVQALERASSFGDLLDEEVVVLTVIPDDPDYARERGWITQGEPFDAAAIAAGIGDRAAEVAPEATVRTERVSSDEPTATSTTNVVREIRRVAGEIEASVVFIGSENAGSVIAPQSSVGSPVANDHRYDVYVVREPGHEVDPEEIADIDSTQDDL, encoded by the coding sequence ATGTCACTGCTCGTCCCCTTCGATGGCTCCACGCTAGCGGTTCAAGCACTCGAGCGCGCTTCGTCGTTCGGCGACCTGCTCGACGAGGAAGTCGTCGTGCTCACGGTGATCCCGGACGACCCCGATTACGCGCGGGAGCGGGGCTGGATCACGCAGGGTGAGCCGTTCGACGCAGCGGCGATCGCGGCGGGAATCGGGGACCGCGCGGCGGAGGTAGCGCCGGAAGCGACCGTTCGAACGGAACGGGTCAGTTCCGACGAACCGACCGCGACGTCGACGACGAACGTCGTTCGCGAGATTCGGCGCGTCGCCGGCGAGATCGAGGCCTCGGTCGTCTTCATCGGCTCGGAGAACGCGGGCTCGGTCATCGCGCCCCAGTCGAGCGTGGGAAGCCCGGTCGCGAACGACCACCGGTACGACGTCTACGTCGTTCGCGAACCCGGTCACGAGGTCGATCCCGAGGAGATCGCCGATATCGACTCGACCCAGGACGATCTCTGA
- a CDS encoding universal stress protein gives MYDSILVATDGSDAAGTAVDHAIALAEQFDAPLYGIAVVDERTEYDTGIVDPEEARRHLEERAAGWLADLEATATEADVAVETTVRFGVPHEEILDYAADRDVSAIVLGARGRSSFKGALLGSTVDRVVRIAARPVLVVGSTEAESTA, from the coding sequence ATGTACGACTCCATTCTGGTCGCGACCGACGGCAGTGACGCCGCAGGGACCGCGGTCGACCACGCGATCGCGCTCGCGGAGCAGTTCGACGCGCCGCTGTACGGGATCGCCGTCGTCGACGAACGGACCGAGTACGACACCGGCATCGTCGACCCCGAGGAGGCCCGGCGACACCTCGAGGAGCGGGCGGCGGGCTGGCTCGCGGACCTCGAGGCGACGGCGACCGAGGCCGACGTGGCCGTCGAGACGACGGTCCGCTTCGGGGTTCCCCACGAGGAGATCCTCGACTATGCGGCCGATCGCGACGTTAGCGCGATCGTACTCGGTGCCCGCGGCCGATCGTCGTTCAAGGGGGCACTGCTCGGAAGTACCGTGGACCGGGTGGTTCGGATCGCCGCCCGTCCGGTGTTGGTCGTCGGAAGCACCGAGGCCGAATCGACGGCGTAG
- a CDS encoding TOBE domain-containing protein: MEKGFDPYLRIDDVAVDRSDVEMLRAIADCGSLSGAADALERSYPRLQQRVVELESAIGPLVDRTRGGADGGGSSLTATAGDLLARFDRLVAAYEGVARVDETVLEGAVVDRDGELATVDTDVGAVLAVVPADAATASVTIRSDAVSLHAPSDVPRAEGTSVRNRFSGTISWLEAGDAVARVGIELDGGDEHGGTELVALVTRRSVDALSLEPGRSIVASVKATAARGVAADERDEE, encoded by the coding sequence ATGGAGAAAGGATTCGACCCCTACCTGCGGATCGACGACGTCGCGGTCGACCGCAGTGACGTCGAGATGTTGCGCGCGATCGCCGACTGCGGCTCGCTGTCGGGTGCGGCCGACGCGCTCGAGCGGTCCTATCCCCGCCTTCAGCAGCGGGTCGTCGAACTCGAGTCGGCGATCGGCCCGCTGGTCGACCGAACTCGTGGCGGGGCCGACGGGGGCGGCAGTTCCCTGACGGCGACGGCCGGGGACTTGCTGGCGCGGTTCGACCGACTGGTCGCGGCCTACGAGGGGGTCGCCCGCGTCGACGAGACGGTACTCGAGGGAGCGGTCGTCGATCGGGACGGCGAACTCGCGACCGTCGACACCGACGTCGGTGCGGTTCTGGCGGTCGTTCCGGCCGACGCCGCGACCGCGTCCGTGACGATTCGCTCCGACGCCGTGAGCCTCCACGCACCGAGCGACGTGCCGCGAGCCGAAGGAACGAGCGTTCGCAACCGCTTTTCGGGAACGATCTCGTGGCTCGAGGCCGGCGACGCCGTCGCTCGCGTGGGGATCGAACTCGACGGCGGCGACGAACACGGCGGCACCGAACTCGTGGCGCTGGTGACCCGTCGAAGCGTCGACGCGCTGTCGCTCGAGCCCGGCCGGTCGATCGTCGCCTCGGTGAAGGCGACGGCAGCGCGCGGTGTCGCGGCGGACGAACGGGACGAGGAGTAG
- a CDS encoding ABC transporter ATP-binding protein, whose product MNLELDGVTYGIDDARILTDVSLAVGSGEVVTVIGPSGAGKTTLLRLASLFERPTDGALRCDGIDPWARSRDERLDLRRRIGVVFQQASLFETSVARNVDVGQRVRRPWPRRFRDFLQRLADRWIHGSLTVDERTLEALELVGLRDAWNRDAKSLSGGEAQRVSFARALAAEPDLLVLDEPTSDLDPRNTAILERAIERARGHDHGVLLATHDMHQAERISDRVAFLLEGELVEVGPPERIFEAPRDERTARFVRGDLLYDENELFA is encoded by the coding sequence GTGAACCTCGAGCTCGACGGCGTCACGTACGGCATCGACGACGCGCGGATCCTGACCGATGTCTCGCTCGCCGTCGGCTCCGGCGAGGTCGTGACGGTCATCGGCCCCTCGGGGGCCGGGAAGACGACGTTGTTGCGACTCGCGTCGCTGTTCGAGCGGCCGACCGACGGAGCCCTCCGCTGTGACGGGATCGATCCGTGGGCGCGCTCTCGAGACGAGCGCCTCGACCTCCGTCGACGGATCGGCGTCGTCTTCCAGCAGGCGAGCCTGTTCGAGACGTCGGTGGCGCGTAACGTCGACGTGGGGCAGCGGGTTCGCCGGCCGTGGCCCCGGCGGTTTCGGGACTTCCTCCAGCGGCTCGCCGACCGGTGGATTCACGGGTCGCTCACGGTCGACGAGCGGACGCTCGAGGCCCTCGAACTGGTCGGTCTCCGCGACGCCTGGAACCGCGACGCGAAATCGCTGTCCGGCGGCGAGGCCCAGCGCGTCTCCTTCGCCCGCGCGCTCGCCGCGGAGCCCGACCTGCTGGTGCTCGACGAGCCGACCTCGGATCTCGACCCGCGGAACACGGCCATCCTCGAGCGGGCGATCGAACGCGCCCGAGGGCACGATCACGGCGTGTTGCTCGCGACGCACGACATGCATCAGGCCGAGCGGATCTCCGATCGGGTCGCGTTTCTGCTCGAGGGCGAACTGGTGGAGGTCGGGCCGCCGGAGCGGATCTTCGAGGCCCCGCGCGACGAACGGACCGCGCGGTTCGTTCGCGGCGACCTCCTGTACGATGAAAACGAACTTTTCGCCTGA
- a CDS encoding ABC transporter permease, protein MTLEFIAEPNYLRSIVRVSLTVSLTAVLLSTLLSLPFAFLVGFADFRGKRFLTAVINTGMGFPSVAIGLLVLMLISNDGPLGSLDLVYTPEAMILSQCVLAAPVITGVALSAIESVDDAVRDAAYGVGGTRADVALVTLKEARYGVITGILAGFGRAISEVGSVLIVGGNIAYADGTSKTRTITTAITFETRRGEFETALALGAVLIVLVLFVNGVVMRLGGR, encoded by the coding sequence ATGACACTCGAATTCATCGCCGAACCGAACTATCTCCGGAGCATCGTCCGGGTGTCGCTGACGGTCAGCCTGACCGCCGTCCTGCTGAGCACACTGCTGAGCCTGCCGTTCGCGTTCCTCGTCGGCTTCGCCGACTTCCGCGGCAAGCGCTTTCTCACGGCCGTCATCAACACGGGAATGGGGTTTCCGAGCGTCGCCATCGGGTTGCTCGTCCTGATGCTCATCTCGAACGACGGGCCGCTCGGTTCGCTGGACCTCGTCTACACGCCGGAGGCGATGATCCTCTCGCAGTGCGTGCTCGCCGCGCCGGTGATCACCGGCGTCGCGCTCTCGGCGATCGAGAGCGTCGACGACGCCGTTCGAGACGCGGCCTACGGCGTCGGCGGAACCCGCGCCGACGTGGCCCTGGTCACGCTCAAAGAGGCGCGATACGGGGTCATAACGGGCATCCTCGCCGGCTTCGGACGGGCGATCAGCGAGGTCGGCTCCGTCCTCATCGTCGGGGGCAACATCGCCTACGCAGACGGGACTTCGAAGACCCGGACCATCACGACCGCGATCACGTTCGAGACGCGGCGCGGCGAGTTCGAAACCGCCCTGGCGCTCGGCGCGGTGTTGATCGTGCTCGTCTTGTTCGTCAACGGCGTCGTCATGCGACTCGGGGGGCGGTGA
- a CDS encoding substrate-binding domain-containing protein, with protein sequence MEYRRRELLGASAAGIAASVAGCLGSDGGDGEEGSIAGEELALATTTSTYDTGLLDELNQAFQERFGTPVAANAQGTGKAIRSARDGNADVILVHARSQEDEFMREGYGVNRRDLMFNDFVVVGPSDDPAGVGDTDQATAAFEAIADAQAGFKSRGDDSGTHTKELVIWSEAGAEPGGEWYEETGSGMGNTLTIASESEAYTLADRGTFLSRQDSVDLEILLQGPIEGGPELLANPYGIMAVNPEIHSGVNYQLAMAYIGFFTSPDGQELIADYTANGQQLFYPEALSEDPDFQQYVPEGWQPDSSNASDE encoded by the coding sequence ATGGAATATCGACGCCGAGAGCTGCTCGGGGCGAGTGCGGCCGGAATCGCCGCGTCCGTCGCGGGCTGTCTCGGATCGGATGGGGGCGATGGCGAGGAAGGATCGATCGCCGGCGAGGAGCTGGCGCTCGCGACGACGACGAGCACGTACGACACGGGGCTGCTCGACGAACTCAACCAGGCGTTTCAGGAGCGGTTCGGAACGCCCGTTGCGGCCAACGCACAGGGGACTGGGAAGGCGATTCGGTCCGCCCGCGACGGGAACGCCGACGTGATTCTCGTTCACGCGCGGTCCCAGGAGGACGAGTTCATGCGCGAGGGCTACGGCGTCAACCGGCGGGACCTGATGTTCAACGACTTCGTCGTCGTCGGACCCAGCGACGACCCGGCGGGCGTCGGCGACACCGACCAGGCGACGGCAGCCTTCGAGGCCATCGCGGACGCGCAGGCGGGGTTCAAATCGCGCGGGGACGATTCGGGGACCCACACCAAGGAACTGGTAATCTGGTCCGAAGCCGGGGCCGAGCCCGGCGGCGAGTGGTACGAGGAGACCGGCAGCGGGATGGGCAACACGCTGACGATCGCGAGCGAGTCGGAAGCGTACACGCTCGCCGATCGGGGCACGTTCCTCTCGAGGCAGGACTCCGTCGACCTCGAGATCCTGCTCCAGGGGCCGATCGAGGGCGGCCCGGAACTGCTCGCGAACCCGTACGGGATCATGGCCGTCAACCCCGAGATTCACTCGGGCGTCAACTACCAGCTCGCGATGGCCTACATCGGTTTCTTCACGAGCCCGGACGGACAGGAGCTCATCGCTGACTACACGGCGAACGGCCAGCAGCTGTTCTATCCCGAGGCGCTGTCGGAGGACCCGGACTTCCAGCAGTACGTGCCGGAGGGGTGGCAACCCGATTCGTCGAACGCCTCGGACGAGTGA
- a CDS encoding outer membrane protein assembly factor BamB family protein → MAETADTEPGRSLACRSIPLGEIEPARSRHMWTRSAVHVAADGDLVVTGEWDGTVTARDADSLEERWTIDHPDHAVGIASFEAGASDDGEETVVVAGRGDSGAVAAYDAATGDRRWRYDTADDIGTAVTDTVFNLPYVVALETGTDTDTDADDTARLYAAARRYERDGETRRWDSTVYAFDADGSVRWTYETDASPIALDLDADGERLAIGYNRCLGDHDTGLVVLETESGNLEWTWDPGTEGDRRVGDASFDGDSIAVSSHGDKRGYLLGPGGAERWCVDLAVGTDVDGERLYAYPNHAYANDGRVAFVTGNTYAVGSRETENRHPNEHRVAAFDADGDGLWDDAVRGFVHGLAADGDRLVAPCAQNFRVRDPDTHALRWFDLESGAGGVVRFDGIATAAAVEGGTVAAIEEPVAYHDDGETRGEYALRVGSFE, encoded by the coding sequence ATGGCCGAGACTGCCGATACCGAACCCGGTCGATCCCTCGCGTGCCGGTCGATCCCGCTCGGTGAGATCGAGCCGGCCCGCAGCCGCCACATGTGGACCCGTTCGGCGGTTCACGTCGCTGCGGACGGTGACCTCGTCGTCACGGGAGAATGGGATGGTACCGTCACCGCACGCGACGCCGACTCGCTCGAGGAACGGTGGACGATCGACCATCCGGACCACGCGGTCGGAATCGCGTCGTTCGAGGCCGGTGCGAGCGACGACGGCGAGGAGACCGTCGTCGTCGCCGGCCGCGGCGACAGTGGTGCAGTCGCGGCCTACGACGCCGCGACGGGCGATCGGCGCTGGCGATACGACACCGCCGACGACATCGGAACGGCCGTCACGGACACGGTCTTCAACCTGCCCTACGTCGTCGCACTCGAGACCGGCACCGACACCGACACCGATGCCGACGATACCGCGCGACTCTACGCCGCTGCGCGGCGCTACGAGCGCGACGGCGAGACCCGACGGTGGGACAGCACGGTCTACGCGTTCGACGCCGACGGATCGGTCCGGTGGACCTACGAAACCGACGCCTCGCCGATCGCGCTCGATCTCGACGCCGACGGCGAGCGACTCGCGATCGGCTACAACCGCTGTCTCGGCGACCACGACACCGGGCTGGTCGTCCTCGAGACCGAATCGGGCAACCTCGAGTGGACCTGGGACCCGGGCACCGAGGGCGACCGCCGCGTCGGTGACGCGTCGTTCGACGGGGACTCGATCGCGGTCTCGAGTCACGGCGACAAGCGCGGCTACCTGCTGGGGCCCGGCGGTGCAGAGCGCTGGTGCGTCGACCTCGCGGTCGGGACCGACGTCGACGGCGAACGGCTGTACGCCTATCCGAACCACGCCTACGCGAACGACGGCCGGGTGGCGTTCGTGACCGGCAACACCTACGCAGTGGGGAGTCGGGAGACGGAGAACCGGCACCCGAACGAGCATCGAGTCGCCGCGTTCGACGCCGACGGCGACGGCCTGTGGGACGACGCGGTTCGCGGCTTCGTCCACGGACTGGCCGCCGACGGCGACCGGCTGGTCGCGCCGTGCGCCCAGAACTTCCGGGTTCGTGATCCCGACACCCACGCCCTCCGCTGGTTCGATCTCGAATCCGGTGCCGGCGGGGTCGTCCGTTTCGACGGGATCGCTACTGCAGCTGCCGTCGAGGGCGGGACGGTCGCCGCCATCGAGGAACCGGTCGCGTACCACGACGACGGCGAGACGCGCGGCGAGTACGCGCTTCGCGTCGGTTCGTTCGAGTAA
- a CDS encoding DUF3209 family protein → MSCYEIEALRLGLMTVLGIGDNSARDHAETELEGHLEGPIKGLAEADSLADVERHLDAALVDLEEEIAAMDDDDPEYDYTRGRLLAVRDAERAVQRLSAQGEHIVDGLGDAHDTLHETFPVED, encoded by the coding sequence ATGAGCTGCTACGAAATCGAAGCACTACGACTCGGACTGATGACCGTCCTCGGCATCGGGGACAACAGCGCCCGCGATCACGCGGAGACGGAACTCGAGGGCCACCTCGAGGGCCCAATCAAGGGCCTCGCGGAGGCCGACAGCCTCGCGGACGTCGAGCGCCATCTCGACGCTGCGCTGGTCGACCTGGAGGAGGAAATCGCCGCGATGGACGACGACGACCCAGAGTACGATTACACGCGCGGACGGCTGCTGGCGGTCCGCGACGCCGAGCGAGCGGTACAACGACTGAGCGCGCAGGGCGAGCACATCGTCGACGGACTCGGCGACGCTCACGACACCCTCCACGAGACCTTCCCGGTAGAGGACTGA
- a CDS encoding CbiX/SirB N-terminal domain-containing protein, producing the protein MSTPDDTTPASTAGFDDEAVLLIGHGSRREKSNEQVRHLAAALESRLGIPVDAAFLELAKPAIDEAFAHLAPVASRVTVVHCSLFAASHVKNDVPLAIEQARAEHDLEIDNGAHLGVHPAILDLLDDRATAVERELGVDRADDDVAVVVCGRGSSDPDANGDVYKLARLLYEGREFDRVDASFVGVTEPTLEETLHGLSKHRPDAVVVLPYMLGDGVLTQRVREWTADFDDDYPYVDALAGDPLGTDSRLLDVFADRWQEARTDSVSMSCDTCKYKVDLEGYEEDIGGARAMLRALAHQEAHADREDVDDDPHSHDAPAKHVAVCTNQTCAKMGSPAVLERLRQEVRDSDHCDARITRSSCLGRCGDGPMIAVYPDGIWYGGVEDDDAERIVGDHLDRDRIVSDLVDQTL; encoded by the coding sequence ATGAGCACACCCGACGACACCACGCCCGCATCGACGGCCGGGTTCGACGACGAGGCCGTGTTGCTGATCGGCCACGGCTCCCGGCGCGAGAAGTCCAACGAACAGGTCCGCCACCTGGCCGCGGCCCTCGAATCCCGGCTGGGGATCCCGGTCGATGCCGCGTTCCTCGAACTCGCGAAGCCGGCGATCGACGAGGCGTTCGCCCACCTCGCCCCCGTCGCGTCGCGGGTGACGGTGGTCCACTGTTCGCTGTTCGCCGCGAGTCACGTCAAGAACGACGTGCCCCTCGCCATCGAGCAGGCCCGAGCCGAACACGACCTCGAGATCGACAACGGCGCGCATCTGGGCGTCCATCCCGCGATTCTGGACCTGCTGGACGACCGTGCCACCGCCGTCGAGCGCGAGCTCGGCGTCGACCGCGCGGACGACGACGTCGCCGTCGTCGTCTGCGGCCGCGGCTCGAGCGACCCAGACGCCAACGGCGACGTGTACAAGCTGGCCCGCCTCCTCTACGAGGGCCGCGAGTTCGACCGCGTCGATGCCTCGTTCGTCGGCGTCACGGAGCCGACGCTCGAGGAGACCTTACACGGGCTCTCGAAGCACCGGCCCGACGCGGTCGTCGTCCTGCCGTACATGCTCGGCGACGGCGTCCTCACCCAGCGGGTTCGGGAGTGGACAGCCGACTTCGACGACGACTACCCGTACGTCGACGCGCTGGCCGGCGATCCGCTCGGGACGGATTCCCGGCTGCTGGACGTCTTCGCCGACCGGTGGCAGGAGGCCCGCACCGACAGCGTCTCCATGTCCTGTGACACGTGCAAGTACAAGGTCGACCTCGAGGGCTACGAGGAGGACATCGGCGGGGCGCGAGCCATGCTCCGGGCGCTGGCCCATCAGGAGGCCCACGCCGACCGCGAGGACGTCGACGACGACCCGCATAGCCACGACGCGCCGGCAAAGCACGTCGCCGTCTGTACCAACCAGACCTGTGCCAAGATGGGGTCGCCGGCGGTCCTCGAGCGCCTCCGCCAGGAAGTGCGGGACTCGGACCACTGCGACGCTCGCATCACGCGGTCGTCCTGTCTGGGGCGCTGTGGTGACGGGCCGATGATCGCGGTCTACCCGGACGGGATCTGGTACGGCGGCGTCGAAGACGACGACGCCGAACGGATCGTGGGCGACCACCTCGATCGGGATCGGATCGTCAGCGATCTCGTCGATCAGACGCTGTAG
- a CDS encoding cobalamin biosynthesis protein, which translates to MSDADAATEIEIEVPADPLAGHPATAYFWGHVAGSGDVSDDGAVRNDVRTADGARRSRARIEVVTTDEASADVLAAIAGGDLEHETATRDYAHDTSITRTEDEYTLSIDGDGGDGDAGSGLLGRSGALGLPVDGRGNYRFGAFSAYDRELLRGLLEGCGTICFKSSSGTVGISFVHDDEDLLELAQDLIADCPIDAPFGDRSETSSGGYWFGVDDDAAPVFGTWLYENCEETGLFAPSRRRKLERSLEQAAAYDGDED; encoded by the coding sequence ATGAGCGACGCGGACGCCGCGACCGAGATCGAGATCGAGGTTCCGGCCGACCCGCTCGCGGGCCACCCCGCGACGGCGTACTTCTGGGGCCACGTCGCCGGCAGCGGCGACGTTTCAGACGACGGCGCGGTTCGGAACGACGTGAGAACCGCGGATGGCGCACGGCGAAGCCGTGCGCGCATCGAGGTCGTGACCACCGACGAGGCGTCCGCGGACGTGCTCGCCGCGATCGCCGGCGGCGACCTCGAGCACGAGACGGCCACCCGGGACTACGCCCACGACACCTCGATCACGCGCACGGAAGACGAGTACACGCTCTCGATCGACGGCGACGGGGGCGACGGCGACGCCGGGAGCGGTCTCCTCGGGCGCAGCGGCGCGCTCGGACTCCCCGTCGACGGCCGCGGCAACTACCGCTTCGGCGCGTTTTCGGCGTACGACCGAGAACTGCTCCGCGGACTGCTCGAGGGCTGTGGCACGATCTGCTTCAAGTCCTCGAGCGGCACCGTCGGCATCTCCTTCGTCCACGACGACGAGGACCTGCTCGAACTCGCGCAGGACCTGATCGCCGACTGTCCAATCGACGCTCCCTTCGGCGACCGCTCGGAAACGTCCTCGGGCGGCTACTGGTTCGGCGTCGACGACGATGCCGCGCCCGTCTTCGGCACGTGGCTCTACGAGAACTGCGAGGAAACCGGACTGTTCGCGCCGAGTCGCCGCCGCAAACTCGAGCGGAGTCTCGAGCAGGCCGCGGCGTACGACGGCGACGAGGACTAA
- a CDS encoding ferredoxin, whose amino-acid sequence MTRYEVTIEKDACDGIFACLTRDPRFVEGDDGLATVDPGADPVYDCEGEVTDTAAHVVATFDDDRIDEARQAAAACPTDAIVVREVGE is encoded by the coding sequence ATGACACGATACGAAGTGACGATCGAGAAAGACGCCTGCGACGGCATCTTCGCCTGCCTGACCCGTGACCCGCGGTTCGTCGAAGGTGACGACGGTCTCGCGACCGTCGACCCCGGTGCGGATCCGGTCTACGATTGCGAGGGCGAGGTCACCGACACCGCAGCGCACGTCGTCGCCACGTTCGACGACGACCGCATCGACGAGGCCCGGCAGGCCGCGGCGGCCTGCCCGACGGACGCGATCGTCGTCCGGGAGGTAGGCGAATGA
- the cobJ gene encoding precorrin-3B C(17)-methyltransferase: MSTDTNADADAESTSNCGASSTESSASEASTESSSSCGASSSTDDSSSNCGASSSSSSSSSCGASSSDDDSSNEKEVGSTVDDFDAEPGKLSAVGLGPGHPEGMTDRAKTALLEADHIVGYTTYIELIPDEITEAADDIYDTPMCGEVSRTEESIDRALAGNDVAIVGSGDPNVYALAGLALEILESKGATASMVDFDVVPGVPAAQSCAARLGAPLVNDTVSVSLSDHLVPMPEIESRLHSVASENFTITIYNPWSRKRRENFEKACEILLTHRDPDTPVGIVHGAGREDEQVMITELADLEALGESEIVDMTTTIVVGTEDTYVWDDRMVTPRGYETKYDY, encoded by the coding sequence ATGAGTACGGATACTAACGCGGACGCCGACGCCGAATCGACTTCCAACTGTGGCGCATCGAGCACGGAGAGTAGTGCCAGCGAGGCGAGCACCGAGAGCTCGAGCAGCTGCGGCGCATCGAGCAGCACCGACGACTCGAGTTCGAACTGTGGGGCGTCCTCGAGTTCCTCGTCTTCGAGTAGCTGTGGGGCCTCGAGTTCCGACGACGACAGTTCGAACGAGAAAGAGGTCGGCTCGACCGTCGACGACTTCGACGCCGAGCCCGGCAAACTGAGCGCCGTCGGCCTCGGTCCCGGCCACCCGGAGGGGATGACCGACCGCGCGAAGACGGCGCTGCTCGAGGCCGACCACATCGTCGGCTACACGACCTACATCGAACTGATTCCCGACGAGATCACCGAGGCGGCCGACGACATCTACGATACGCCGATGTGTGGCGAGGTCTCGCGGACCGAGGAGTCGATCGACCGCGCGCTCGCGGGCAACGACGTGGCGATCGTCGGCAGCGGCGATCCCAACGTCTACGCCCTCGCGGGGCTGGCCCTCGAGATCCTCGAGTCCAAGGGCGCGACGGCGTCGATGGTCGACTTCGACGTGGTACCGGGCGTGCCGGCCGCCCAGTCCTGTGCGGCCCGACTGGGTGCGCCGCTGGTGAACGACACCGTCTCGGTGTCGCTGTCGGACCACCTCGTCCCGATGCCCGAGATCGAGTCCCGCCTCCACTCGGTGGCCAGCGAGAACTTCACGATCACGATCTACAACCCGTGGAGCCGCAAGCGCCGGGAGAACTTCGAGAAGGCCTGCGAGATCCTCCTCACCCACCGCGACCCCGACACGCCGGTCGGCATCGTCCACGGCGCCGGTCGCGAGGACGAGCAGGTGATGATCACCGAACTCGCCGACCTCGAGGCCCTCGGCGAGAGCGAGATCGTCGACATGACGACGACGATCGTCGTCGGCACCGAGGACACCTACGTCTGGGACGACCGGATGGTGACCCCGCGGGGCTACGAGACGAAATACGACTACTGA
- a CDS encoding precorrin-3B C(17)-methyltransferase encodes MTKRAKEVIETADVVIASSLYQEFLRDDGTLLSEAETDEDGIAVREDDTAARAEGDREDGFEQEIVRSTMGRQIELARAAFDHVREGKDVAHVSGGDPSVYGKSDLVFKMAAEDDATDIPIEIVPGLTAALGGSANVGAPLCNDFCTVSLSDKWRGWDEIEEKLRAAAISDFVIVLYNCWRNYEKAVEIVREERTDDAYVAIVNDAGRADAGRNGESQHITTLGEAADHDDKVSGMGTSLIIGNHETETWSNDDRTYLVTPRGGRDVDDF; translated from the coding sequence ATGACCAAGCGGGCCAAGGAGGTCATCGAGACCGCGGACGTGGTCATCGCCTCGAGCCTCTATCAGGAGTTCCTGCGCGACGACGGCACCCTGCTGTCGGAGGCGGAGACGGACGAGGACGGCATCGCGGTCCGGGAGGACGACACCGCAGCGCGAGCCGAAGGCGACCGAGAGGACGGCTTCGAGCAGGAAATCGTCCGCTCGACGATGGGTCGCCAGATCGAACTCGCGCGCGCGGCGTTCGACCACGTCCGCGAGGGGAAAGACGTGGCCCACGTCTCCGGCGGCGATCCGTCGGTCTACGGCAAATCCGACCTCGTCTTCAAGATGGCAGCGGAGGACGACGCGACGGATATCCCGATCGAGATCGTCCCCGGCCTGACCGCGGCGCTCGGCGGCTCGGCGAACGTCGGCGCGCCGCTGTGCAACGACTTCTGTACGGTCTCGCTGTCGGACAAGTGGCGCGGCTGGGACGAGATCGAGGAGAAGCTGCGCGCAGCGGCGATCAGCGACTTCGTGATCGTCCTCTACAACTGCTGGCGAAACTACGAGAAAGCGGTCGAGATCGTCCGCGAGGAGCGGACCGACGACGCCTACGTGGCCATCGTCAACGACGCGGGCCGCGCGGACGCCGGCCGAAACGGCGAGAGCCAACACATTACGACGCTCGGCGAGGCCGCCGACCACGACGACAAGGTCTCCGGGATGGGAACCTCGCTGATCATCGGCAACCACGAGACCGAAACCTGGAGCAACGACGATCGAACGTACCTCGTCACCCCGCGCGGCGGGCGTGACGTCGACGACTTCTGA